From a single Nicotiana tabacum cultivar K326 chromosome 8, ASM71507v2, whole genome shotgun sequence genomic region:
- the LOC107800886 gene encoding akuammiline synthase 2-like has translation MEPDAYIGDILKQVVEQQDEFKKDMKRMRATITIMKANIEELNDDNGIQGLIEGRTKIGQEIEKFGTVIHDLGAQLIAKVDASNAQQNSSELCETEKELIRQFEELKLESQSFERTFINDVHVEESTLEPCEEVDNIIFEDSSVCTYEEVTSDTILDSFRGKHQTLCANSSAPKELQNSLLDQFAPSSYIPVILFYNNANVVDDHLNKGKTLASDLLKKSLAETLSYYYPLAGRFKDLNSIECNDNGVLFMEAQANFHLSMFLENPDIPFLNKFLPCKGNCLEQSCQPLLAVQTTIFECGGRAIGVCMLHKVADASAMSAFLKTWAKLTHGEGDKTVLDPDFTSAISVFPPIESLPTKFIRNFENFYFQGSKSPMRRFLFDSKAIKGLKAKASSQSVPFPSKIEALTAFLCKRIASASKFLTNAPMTLVITHVANLRPRTEPPLPQNSFGNILWIPFAFYDPLDASMELPDLAIMLREVFSQLTADNIKDIDNESTFTTLNEWLESVSTNENVKVFKFTSWCNMGFYDVNFSWGKPVWVAHMGDLDDSNIRSKHQFVFLESACKEGIELWIASDDEEIRVVEKDPEFLGYAKPNPSICMN, from the exons ATGGAACCTGATGCATATATTGGGGATATTTTAAAGCAAGTAGTAGAGCAACAGGATGaattcaaaaaagatatgaaaagaatgagggcaacAATCACAATAATGAAGGCCAATATAGAAGAATTGAATGATGATA ATGGGATACAAGGCCTAATAGAAGGAAGAACTAAAATAGGACAAGAGATCGAAAAATTTGGCACTGTTATTCATGACTTGGGAGCTCAATTgattgcaaaggttgatgcgtctaatgcccaacaaaatagttctgAGTTGTGTGAAACTGAAAAGGAACTTATACGCCAATTCGAGGAGCTAAAATTGGAGAGTCAATCATTCGAGCGTACTTTTATTAATGATGTCCATGTTGAGGAAAGCACTCTAGAGCCATGTGAAgaagtagataatattatatttgaagactctagtgtGTGTACATATGAGGAAGTAACTAGTGATACAATTCTAGA TTCTTTCCGTGGAAAACATCAAACCCTCTGTGCCAACTCCTCAGCACCTAAGGAACTACAAAATTCCTTGCTAGATCAATTTGCTCCATCTTCTTACATCCCGGTCATTCTCTTTTATAATAATGCCAACGTTGTTGATGACCACTTGAATAAAGGAAAAACCTTGGCTTCAGATCTCCTTAAGAAATCTCTTGCTGAAACCCTAAGTTATTACTATCCTCTTGCTGGTAGATTCAAAGACTTAAACTCCATTGAGTGCAATGACAATGGAGTTCTATTTATGGAAGCTCAAGCAAACTTCCATCTCTCTatgtttcttgaaaatcctgatATTCCATTCCTTAACAAGTTCCTTCCATGCAAAGGGAACTGCCTAGAACAGAGTTGTCAACCTCTCCTTGCTGTACAAACCACCATATTTGAATGCGGTGGAAGAGCAATTGGAGTTTGCATGCTTCACAAG GTTGCAGATGCATCTGCGATGAGTGCTTTCTTGAAAACATGGGCCAAGCTTACCCATGGTGAAGGTGATAAAACAGTACTGGATCCAGACTTCACCTCAGCAATCTCTGTATTCCCTCCAATAGAATCATTACCAACTAAGTTCATAAGGAATTTCGAGAACTTCTATTTCCAAGGCTCAAAATCACCAATGAGAAGGTTCTTGTTCGATTCCAAAGCCATAAAAGGTCTCAAAGCTAAAGCATCTAGCCAAAGTGTTCCTTTTCCATCTAAGATTGAAGCATTGACAGCTTTTCTTTGCAAACGGATTGCATCAGCCTCTAAATTTCTTACGAATGCACCAATGACTTTGGTGATCACACATGTTGCAAATTTAAGGCCTCGCACTGAGCCACCCTTGCCCCAAAACTCTTTTGGAAACATTCTTTGGATACCATTTGCCTTTTATGACCCTTTGGATGCTAGCATGGAGTTGCCTGATTTAGCAATAATGCTAAGGGAGGTTTTTTCCCAATTAACCGCCGACAACATTAAAG ATATAGACAACGAGTCTACATTCACGACCCTCAACGAGTGGCTTGAAAGTGTTTCAACAAATGAGAACGTAAAGGTTTTTAAATTCACAAGCTGGTGCAATATGGGATTTTATGATGTTAATTTTAGTTGGGGAAAGCCTGTTTGGGTTGCTCATATGGGGGATTTGGATGATTCTAATATTCGATCCAAACATCAATTTGTCTTTTTAGAAAGTGCATGCAAAGAGGGGATAGAGTTGTGGATTGCATCTGATGATGAAGAGATTAGGGTTGTGGAAAAGGATCCAGAGTTTCTCGGATATGCGAAGCCAAATCCAAGTATTTGCATGAACTAA